A window from Oreochromis aureus strain Israel breed Guangdong linkage group 16, ZZ_aureus, whole genome shotgun sequence encodes these proteins:
- the wu:fc50b12 gene encoding p53-induced death domain-containing protein 1 gives MPNKAQEDAVINLKTLQEISRQLGFEWTVLAYELGFNRTEIGRFHASSTEKSVQAKAMLESWYEKSWDKPNKTKLLQDGLERAGRRDLAERLHCLHWGHQKLSQRVELPSAFPFLITVHRTIDNRDALRKINDLSRRFT, from the exons ATGCCCAACAAAGCACAGGAG GATGCTGTGATCAATCTAAAGACGCTGCAGGAGATTTCCAGGCAGCTTGGTTTTGAGTGGACAGTTTTGGCATATGAGCTCGGCTTCAACAGAACTGAGATAGGACGCTTCCACGCCAGCTCTACAGAGAAGAGTGTCCAGGCCAAGGCCATGTTGGAAAGCTG GTACGAGAAGTCATGGGACAAGCCGAATAAGACCAAGCTGCTGCAAGACGGACTGGAGCGAGCCGGCAGACGGGACCTGGCTGAGAGACTGCATTGCCTCCACTGGGGTCACCAGAAACTGAGTCAAAGGGTGGAGCTTCCCTCTGCCTTCCCCTTCCTCATCACAGTCCACAGGACCATCGACAACCGAGACGCACTACGTAAAATCAACGACCTAAGTCGTAGATTCACTTAA